In one window of Microtus pennsylvanicus isolate mMicPen1 chromosome 2, mMicPen1.hap1, whole genome shotgun sequence DNA:
- the LOC142844666 gene encoding LOW QUALITY PROTEIN: fibroblast growth factor receptor 3-like (The sequence of the model RefSeq protein was modified relative to this genomic sequence to represent the inferred CDS: inserted 2 bases in 1 codon; substituted 2 bases at 2 genomic stop codons) — translation MGVLACLLVLCIVVGTRAASQPPSTEQRLVRKLPEAPGPGPNQQEQVVFGFGDTMELFCSVPRGAGTGCTVWSKDDTELIASHRILVGPQRLQVLNISHDDAGVYMCQQQLTQDVLCRFTVHVTDAPSSGDEEDGENVAEDTGAPYWTRPDRMDMKLLAVPATSTVRFHCAAAGNPTPSISWLKNGKEFRGEYRMGGIKLRHRHWSLVMESVVPSDSGYYTCVVQNKFGSIQQTYTLDVLERFPHRPILQAGLPENQTATLGSDVEFHCKVYSDAQPHIQWLKHVEVNGSKTGPDGKPYVIVLKTSGINTNNKELEVLSLRNITFEDSGEYTCLAGNYFGFSHHSAWLEVLPAERELAESSAAGRLSAGTISFWVGFSILILTATVTLCYLRRVSRKNLRSPNLHHLNPFPMPSIHCLAPTYPXXSKQVTSMNSDIPLVHIVHPVSREHTVMASISELELPADPKWEISRTRLILGNSLGEGCFGQVFMAEAVGFNMDNTDKPVTVAVKMLKDDASDQDLLDLVSEMEMMKAIGKHKNIINLLGACTQGGPLYVLMEYAAKGNLREFLRAQRPLSMEYYGASRLPEKQLTRKDLVSCAYQVARGMEYLASQKCIHRDLAARNVLVTEDNVMKIADFGLARDVHNLECYKKTTDGRLPVKWMAPESLFDGVYTHQSDVWSFGVLLWEIFTLGGTPYPGIPVEELFKLLKDGYRMHKPANCTHDLYGIMRECWHAVPSQRPTFKLLVEGLDGILTVTSTHVYLDLPVPFEQSLPGDEDTRSSLEIXLFTHNLLPPTQPRNWRPQT, via the exons ATGGGAGTCCTGGCTTGCTTGCTAGTGCTATGCATAGTGGTTGGGACCAGAGCTGCCTCCCAACCtcctagcacagagcagagacTTGTGAGGAAACTACCAG AGGCCCCAGGCCCTGGGCCTAACCAGCAAGAGCAAGTGGTCTTTGGCTTCGGGGACACCATGGAGCTGTTCTGCTCTGTGCCTAGAGGTGCCGGCACAGGCTGCACTGTCTGGTCTAAGGATGACACAGAGCTGATAGCTTCCCACCGCATCCTGGTGGGGCCCCAGAGGTTACAAGTGCTGAACATCTCCCATGACGATGCCGGGGTCTACATGTGCCAGCAGCAGCTCACTCAGGATGTCCTGTGCCGCTTCACTGTGCATGTGACAG ATGCTCCATCCTCAGGAGATGAAGAAGATGGTGAGAACGTGGCTGAAGACACAG GGGCCCCTTACTGGACTCGGCCAGACCGTATGGATATGAAACTGCTGGCTGTGCCAGCCACCAGCACGGTACGCTTCCACTGTGCAGCTGCTGgcaaccccaccccctccatctccTGGCTGAAGAATGGCAAGGAATTCCGAGGGGAGTATCGCATGGGGGGCATCAAG CTTAGGCACCGGCACTGGAGCCTGGTCATGGAAAGTGTGGTGCCTTCTGATAGTGGCTACTATACCTGCGTGGTTCAGAACAAGTTTGGGAGCATCCAGCAGACTTACACACTGGATGTACTGG AGCGCTTCCCACATCGGCCCATTTTGCAGGCTGGGCTGCCAGAAAACCAGACAGCCACCCTAGGAAGTGATGTAGAGTTCCACTGCAAGGTGTACAGTGATGCCCAACCACACATCCAGTGGCTGAAGCATGTTGAGGTGAATGGCAGCAAGACAGGCCCGGATGGCAAGCCCTATGTCATCGTACTCAAG ACATCAGGCATTAACACAAACAACAAGGAGCTAGAAGTTCTGTCTTTGCGCAATATCACCTTTGAGGACTCAGGGGAGTACACCTGTCTGGCAGGAAATTATTTCGGATTTTCCCATCACTCTGCATGGCTGGAGGTACTGCCAG CTGAGAGAGAGCTGGCAGAGAGTAGTGCGGCTGGCAGGTTATCTGCAGGCACCATCAGCTTCTGGGTGGGCTTCTCCATCTTAATCTTGACTGCAACTGTGACACTCTGCTACCTGCGTAGAGTCTCAAGAAAGAACCTGAGGTCTCCCAAT TTACACCACCTCAACCCTTTCCCAATGCCCAGCATCCATTGTCTGGCACCAACCTATCCCTAATGATCCAAGCAGGTGACCTCCATGAACTCTGATATACCCTTGGTCCACATCGTCCACCCAGTTTCAAGAGAACATACTGTAATGGCCAGTATTTCTGAGCTTGAGCTGCCAGCCGACCCAAAGTGGGAAATATCTAGAACTCG GCTGATACTTGGTAATTCTCTAGGAGAAGGCTGCTTTGGCCAGGTTTTTATGGCAGAGGCTGTTGGCTTTAACATGGACAACACTGACAAGCCTGTCACTGTGGCTGTGAAAATGCTGAaag ATGATGCCAGTGACCAGGACTTGTTGGACCTGGTGTCTgagatggagatgatgaaagCTATTGGCAAGCACAAGAACATTATCAACCTGCTGGGGGCCTGCACACAGGGTG GGCCATTGTATGTGCTGATGGAGTATGCCGCCAAGGGTAACCTCCGGGAGTTCCTGCGGGCACAAAGGCCCCTAAGCATGGAATACTATGGTGCCTCCAGGCTGCCAGAAAAACAGCTTACCCGCAAAGATCTAGTGTCCTGTGCCTATCAGGTGGCCAGAGGTATGGAGTACCTGGCTTCTCAGAAG TGTATTCACAGAGACTTGGCTGCCAGAAACGTGTTGGTGACTGAGGACAATGTGATGAAGATTGCAGATTTTGGCCTGGCCCGTGATGTGCACAATCTGGAATGCTACAAGAAGACCACCGAT GGCCGGCTACCTGTGAAGTGGATGGCACCAGAGTCGCTGTTTGACGGAGTCTACACCCACCAGAGTGATGT GTGGTCCTTTGGAGTCCTGCTCTGGGAGATCTTTACACTGGGGGGCACACCATATCCCGGCATCCCAGTGGAAGAGCTTTTCAAACTATTGAAAGATGGCTACCGCATGCACAAGCCTGCCAACTGCACACATGACCT GTATGGGATCATGCGGGAATGTTGgcatgcagtgccttcacagaGGCCCACCTTCAAGCTTCTGGTAGAGGGTTTAGATGGCATCCTCACTGTGACATCAACCCAC GTATACCTGGACCTACCAGTGCCTTTTGAGCAGAGCTTGCCAGGTGATGAGGATACCAGGAGTTCCTTAGAGAT ACTGTTCACCCACAACCTGCTACCCCCAACCCAACCCAGGAATTGGAGGCCTCAGACATGA